The DNA sequence ATTTCGAGGTCGTCCCGTTCCCGAGCTTCATCCAAATAAGCAACCGAACATTCCAGCTCGGAGACGTGGAGTGTATTTTGAATCCACATCAGCTTGGCATCACAAGGCTCGGTTAAGCCAATTAGTGGAAGGGCGGAGTTTAAGACTTCGCGGTCTGTGGGATAATGAATAGGAACCATGGCTCCAGAAGCTTCTCCACCCGTCAAGCAATTGATACGTGTGATATTCATGTCCACCTGATCAATAGCTCGTGTGAGAGAAAATTCCACAACGCCGATACCGCAACCATTGCCATGGGTTTCTTCCGTTAACCCACGAATTCCGATGAACCGAATATTTGGAAATTCATTTGGTCCAGCTCTGTGGTACCCATCTTTTCGACCAACTACGTTAGTATCCAGTCCGCTTCCACTGATGTTTTTTCCGATTTCATCGACAAGCAGGAGGTCGCAACGATCAAAAGGTAAGCGCGGAAGCCAATTTCTAGCTAATACAAGCAGCTCTTTCTCACGTTCTTCAAATTCTTCAGGAGCGACTGCTGCTATCTTTGCTGTTTCATCGTAAGCGTTTTCAACGATACCTACTCCAGCAACCACATTACACCTGGAAAGAACTTCCTTTCCAACGCTTCTGACAATTTGACCGAACTCAAAATCTTTGATCGCACGGTGATAAATCCTGGCACCATTGTGCTTACCATAACCGATAAGCATCATCTTCATCAGACCGCTCTGAATATCTCCAAAGAAGTTGGTGTGGGGTTTAACTCGACCACACACAACGACATGGTCCGCCTCAGATGCATATTTATCAAAATGAACCGGAAATCCTTCGTCCGCCTGGCAGACAATGATTGTTTCCATGCTGGCTTTAATGGGGCAGCCACAAAATTCCTCAGTCACACCGTAGCCTTCGATAATACCGCGTTGCCCTTCAGAAGTTCCTCCTCCGTGACTTCCCATCGCAGGAACAATAAAGGGTTTGGCTCCCAGACCTTTAAAATGATCAACAATCGCTTTTATAACCAAATGAATATTGGCGATACCTCGACTGCCCGCGGAGATGGCCACCGTATGGCCTGGCCGGACCTTGTCTCTTAATTTCAACATTGAAAGTTGGGCATCAACTTCAGCGGGGATGTCAGTAATCACCGTGCGTTCAAACGATTGGCGGACTCGGAAAATATCGGGATAATCGGGCATGATAAAAAAGAAGTTTTATTGTATTTGGCTATATTGCAAGCGATACGCGTTATCGTTGAATAATAGTTGTAAGAATCCCTCTGGCACCATGAACCTTTTAGGTTTATGCCATCCCCTTGATCCAGTTTATAATTAGTTCGAGACCTTCATCGTGCACCTGGCTGTGGCCTTTGCTTGGCATCGCAAATGGTTGCTGAAACCTTCCCGATAAATTGGATTATGAAGTTGTTATAAAACGCGAATGAATTTTAGGTAATGCTGTTTCACCACAGTTAGACAAAGCACAACCGCACAACTGTCCTTGTGTTGATTAATTATGAGCAACTTATTCCAATTATTTTCGAGGAAAATTAAGGATAGTATTGGTCTCAAAAGGAAACGACAAATCCGGCATTTATTATACCGATTTAAATACGGTAGCGACCTTCAAAAACTCGCGGTTGCGTATGGAACGGATAAGGAAGCCGTGCATTTCTACTCTAAAAGATACCAGCATCACTTTGAACCCGTCAGATTAAAAAAGTTGAATGTGCTGGAAATTGGTATTGGAGGCTACGCCAAACCAAAAGACGGAGGTGAATCACTTCGAATGTGGAAGACTTATTTCCCTAACAGTAATATTTACGGGATCGATATTCACGATAAGTCTTTCCATGAGGAAGACCGAATAAAAACTTTTAAAGGAAGTCAGGTCGATAGGGAGTTTCTTTCCAATGTTGTCAAAGACATCGGAGATATTGATGTTATAATAGATGATGGCAGCCACTACTCACCCGATGTTATTGCGACTTTTAATTTTTTGTTTCCCTTTCTGGCTCCGAATGGAATTTACGCGATTGAAGACCTTCAAACCTCTTACTGGGGGAAAAACTTGAATCATGATTGGGGTGGATCCAGTGATAAAAATGCACCTCACACCAGCATGAACTTTTTAAAGTCACTAACAGATGGACTGAATTATGAGGAATTCACCGAAGATAATTATGAGCCCACCTACCTTGATAAGAACATCGTTTCGATCCATTTTTATCACAACCTGGTGTTTCTGCAAAAAGGTGATAATAATGAAGGGAGTAACAGACATCTTCTTAAATCCTTTTAAAGTCGAAAACAAATGCAGGACCGACTTTAGTCGGGATTCCTGGATTCACGAATCGCGGTTTCCATCCGTCGCTTTCAGCTTCCGCCGCCGCCCAAGGGCGAGACACGTTGGAGGACAGAAGAAACCCTACACTTTGTGCTTAAGACCGGAAGGACGCGAAGAAATTTACGTCCCACATGGACTCATTATTTTTTCAGTCGTTCAAATTTAAGAGGCTAGGTGCCGTTCGAAGCAAACTGAGCCACATAGAGATTGCCCGCCTGATCGAAGCACAAGCCATGGGGATGGTAAAATAAATGGCTCGAGTGCTTCATGGTATTCAGGTTGCCGCGACGATCGTAAACCGGTGCATCGGCTCCGAGATTGGCTACGACTTGAAAGCCTTTATCAAGGATCGAAATGTAACCTGCGGCATTCTTATCCGTTGGCCAGTTATCTCCCAGATGGGGAACCACGATATGATCCCTATGAAAAATGACGTCGCGTGGATTGCTGCCTGGAAGGAGAATTGTTTCAAGCCACTGGCCATCGATCGTGAATCGCTTCATCTTGTTTTTATCACTCAATGCTAAAATAATTTCCGGGTTCTTCGGGTCAGAAAAATTAATAGCTCCACCATGAGGACCGAAATGCGCGAGCTTTGCCTCCCCTTCTCCGAGAGTTCCGCCAAAAGATGACTGGTATTCGCATCTGGAATTGTAACGGTGGATAAAGTCCTTCCCATAACCATCGATAACAAAGAAATCTCCATTCGGTAAATGCATGGTCTTGGAAGGTCGGAAATCATCAGGATTGTCGTAGAGGCTCGACTCCATCGGACACGAAATCGTCTTTAATACATATCCATCTGCTGTGGTTTTGAAGACTTTCCCGTTTTGGCTGTTGTCTGTAATAAACAGATAATCAATGCCATCCTCCTCTACGATAGAAAGTCCGTGTGCTCCTGGAGCAAAACTTCCCCAAGCATCCAATAGTGCACCATCAGGACCCAAGACTATCATACAATGATCCTCGCTCGCATTTAGCAGGAGTATTCTTCCATGGGCATCTTCCAGTATGGCATTGCAATGACCGAGCTGTATGGCTGGTGAGTTTTGCATTCCCCAGTCGGGAATCAAACGGTATTTGAAATCACCTTGCCCAATAACAATCGGCGTTTGCGGTGTCTGATACGCCTCAACCGCTATATGCGGTTCGGCGTGGTCATGTGCAAACGAAACAACAGGAAGCACAAATATAAGGACCAACTGCTTTAGGCTATGGATCTTGTTTTGAAGCATTTACTCCGGACTATAGATAGGTAGGTAGCCGAAAACCAAGATCAACATTACGATATTGTATCAGTCATTTCTTTTAAAAGAGAACGTTGCCGTTTCTGAGAAATAACCGGTCCGGAGATTGGATAAGGCAAAAAAATTGTTGCGTAAGTGAAAAACGGACAAGCAGCCTGGAATTACTTTAAAAGGATAGAAAATTGTTTTGATGATCCAAACCATATCCTTGCCTTGGTTCCGATTTTAAAATTAGGTTCAAGCAATGTTGAAATCGTACCGTTATTTTTGTTTTTTAGTTAGGAGGCCATTCTTCCCTTTGGCTAACATTGCCCTGATTTATTTGTTTATTTCCTGCGAAGGTTTTGGGCAAACCCCACAGCCGAATATCCTGTTCATCTTTACGGATGACCAAAGTTCTAGAACAGTAAGCAGCTACCCTGAAGCTTACGACTGGGCTCATACACCCAACCTCGACCGTCTGGCTCAATCGGGAATCCGATTTGATCAGGCTTACACAAGTTCGTGGTGCATGCCGGCCCGGGCAACCATGCTCACCGGCCTGCAACAGCACAACATCCCCAGCCTTCATCGAGTGGGCCCTTACCCGGGTGCAGAGTATGATCCGAACGTCCTGAAATTCTGGCCCAAGGAGTTTCGGGAAAACGGGTATTCCACCGGTCATATCGGAAAGTGGCATGTCGGCACCGATACCGGTTATGGTAGAGACTGGGATTTTCAGTACGTGTGGATTCGCCCAGAACCAACGGCCGGCAATGCAAGGGAATATTACGTAGATCAAAAAATAATTCTAAATGGCAAACCGATTGGCACCGTAGAAGCCTACGCCACTGACAATTACACCAACCGAGCTGTAGAATTCATCCACGGACAAAATCGCGACACGGAAAAACCATGGTATTTGTGGTTGTGCTATACCGGTATTCACGGACCCTTTACCCCAGCAGACAGGCACTTGGAAGAATATCCGGGAGTAGAAATACCAACACCGGCAGATATTTATCCTCCCCGCGCCGGGAAGCCCGAGTATTCAGGCCAGTACGGCGTCTGGAAGGCGGATGAAAAGGGCACGGCCCGATCCTATGACAATGGAAAATTCGGCGGGACCCTTTATGACGCCACCAGGCAATACCACCAGGCGGCAATATCCGTGGATGAGGGGGTGGGTCGACTCATTGAAGCCCTAAAAGCCTCAGGACAATATGACAACACTTTGGTCGTCTTTACCGCCGACCAGGGATTTGCGTGGGGACAACATGGCTTCCGACACAAGCGGGCTCCCTACTCTGCCAATATAAAAGTACCCTTCATTGTTTCGATGCCTGGAACCCTTCCTGATAATCAAGTTTGTAGCTCTCCCGTGGGCAGCATTGATCTGGTTCCTACTTTTTTCAAATTTGCCGGTCTCGATTTGCCATGGAAAATGGATGGAAGAGACATGACATCTTTGCTTCGCAATCCGGGCCAAGCCTGGGAAAGACCTGTATTTTTGACCTTTACCCTGGAAGCGTTCCGGCCCGATTCGGGCATCATTCCCAAACCTTTACCTTATACAGGAAACAATGTTCCGTGGTATGGCTTTGTCATTCAGGACCGTTACAAATTCATTCAAACCTTTGTGGAGAACGAGATTCCGGAACTCTATCATATCGACAACGATCCCGACGAACTGACCAACCTCGCCCTACTTCCCGAATACCGCGATACAGTGAAAAAACAGCATAAATTATTGGTGTCCGAACTGAAGCGTACGAATGCACGATTCGTGGATTCACTCCCATCCATGAGGGGTTACTAAAATTTAGAAAACAAGATCTTTAGTACCTAAACATCGGGTACTAAATGATAAATATATTAGGCCAGATACCCTGTTGACAGAATAGACGTGTTTTATAGTGTTAACTCCTGAACCCTCTCTATCAGCTACGCCCAAGCTTATGGTTCGAAATTTAGTTCACAATTCCCCTGGAGCTATTAAAGCCTCCCGATACAAGTCCGCTTTGCCTTGCGGTCTTTTTCTGATAGTCACGTTTATTGTGCCTCATACAAGTTGGAGCGCTGAGCTCAAGATCGACACGGCAATTCCTATTGTTAAACAATTTTGCTTTGATTGTCATAACGACAAAAAAACCAAGGGAGATATCAATTTCGAGACACTGACCAGGGACCTGGACATTCCCGGTGATTTTAAGAGCTGGGAACTGGCGGCTGAGATGCTGGAGATGGTAGAGATGCCGCCAGATAATGAGGACCAACCAAGCGACACGCAACGACAGCAATTGGCGTCGTTCATTCGCAAGGAGATTGAGGACACCGTTCAAAAGAATGCCGGTGACCCTGGAGAAATAGTTTTGCGACGACTCACCAGTGCAGAGTACGCCTACACAATCAAGGATCTGACAGGGCTCGAATTTGATTTTGAAAAATCCTTTATGGATGAAGCTGTAGGTGGAGAAGGATTCTCAAATGTGGGAGAAGTCCAGTTTATCCAGGATTCGACGCTTGAACGTTACCTTGATGCAGCAAAGACGGTAGCGTCGCATGCGCTAATCGGTGCGGGTGCCTTAGATTTTTATACTGATCCCGGGGACACAGGACAGGAGCTTTCGGCGATAAATCGCATCAAAACTATTTATCGAGAAAATGGTTTCCGTACAGGAGCCGGAGAAGGAGCGAATGAATTTGGATTGGACCAATACGCCAAAGCTTTCTACGCGGCCTGGTATTACCAGCATCGTCATTCGCTTGGCCGGCCTTCTATTACACTGACCGAGTTGGCAAAGGAAGAATCCATTTCCCCCAAGTTTACAGAACACATCTGGAAGGTTCTTACACAGGCACACCCAAGTTTTCCTACCAGCGAAATAATCGACAAATGGAATGACCTCCCTATTCCAATTGAAAGTCTGACTCCTTCAGAATTCACGGTTCGCAATGCCTGTTCTAACTTGTATGAGGACCTCTTTGAATGGCAGAAAACCTTGGCAGCGAGTACCATAGATGATGAAGAGTATGCCGTTTTGAGCGACGAAGCTTTCGAGGCAAACCAGTCACACCAGTTTCGGGTTCGCATGAACCGACACCCGACTGCCATTTACACCGAGTTTGAGATTCTGGCAAAAGTAGCAGGCGGTAAAGATAGTTCAAAGCCAGCAGTCCACTGGAAACAACCGACCATTAGAATCCTTGAAACTGGAAGCACCACTCCAACACTGGTACCGCTGCGAGAACTTGTTTCACAGGAAACCGCTGAATTAATCCAATTCGGGATAGGTGTGAACAGAGCCAAGATAGACGACAATGACTTCGTAACTGACGATGCAACCAAGCTAATAATTCAGGTACAATTACCTAAAGAAAGGTCACGGGCGGAATTTCAAGTGGAAGCAATTTTGGATACTGAAAACGGCGATGACGTCCTGGTTCGTTGTGAAATCACAGACGGATATAATGCAAATGAGACTATCGCTTCAACTGGTTCAGCATCCGCGCTATTAGCAGATCCAAATAGCCCCCAGATAGAGGAACTTAGAACCGGTATTCTGGCCTTTGCTCAAAACCTGCCGCAGGTTTCTCATCTCGAACCTACTCCATCAGATCGGGATCACATTCCGGAACCTTTTGATAACACTTACAATAAACCTGAGAGAAACTATTTTCACACGGCCATTAAGTACCAAAGGCAAGATTCGTTTCTAACGAATATTATCCTCGATTCAGCAAGCGCAAGAAAGCTCGATGAAGCTTGGGCGGACCTCCTCACTTCGTTCGATTATCATGACACCATTTTTAGGTTCGCTAACGAAAAGTACGATTTGAAAAGCCCTGTCAAATCACTCGCCGATCTTGATCAAGGTTGGATCAATGAGCTTCCTTCCATTCCCCATGAACACGTCGAAAATGTATTCCAAGATTTTAATCAAAAACAAACCGAACTTCAGCAAGCTCAGGCAGGGCAAATCAACGACGTACTGCTGTTTGCCGAGCAGGCATGGCGGAGGCCGCTAAGGAAGCAGGACAAGGATCGTCTCACTTCGTTTTACTCGGAGCTTATACAAGTCAAGGAACAGAGCCACCAGGAGGCTATCCGGACTTTGATAACACGAATTCTTGTTGCACCCGAGTTTCTTTACCGCATCGAAAGTCCGATTAAGAGCCACGCTATGGTTCCTCTTTCCAATTGGGAACTGGCGAGTCGGCTTAGCTATTTCCTTTGGTCTTCCAAACCAGACGAAGAACTACTAAAATTGGCCGCATCTGGTGAACTGAGTGATCCTGAGATTTTGGCTGAACAAACCAAGCGCATGTTGAGAGATCCAAAGTCGCGAAGATTTGTGACAGAATTCTTCGGACAGTGGTTTGGGTTTTATCGCTTTGATGGTTATAACGGAATCGATACAGAACTTTTCAATTATTTCACCGACGAGCTGAAAGCTGCCATGTACCATGAGGCGATCTCATTTTTCGAATACGTCGTAACGCAAGACCGACCAGTCGATGAAATAGTCTACGCTGACTACACTTTTCTAAATCCGGAACTCGCACAACATTACGGAATACCGTGGGACTCGGTTGATTCTCAATCCGATACACTGGTGCGTGTCGACGGAACCCGAAAGTTCAATCGAGGCGGATTGCTTAATTTAGGTGCAGTTTTAACAGTAACGTCAGCTCCCCTTCGAACCAGTGCGGTCAAACGTGGAGATTGGATTCTCCGCCGAGTATTAGGAACTCCAACTCCCCCTCCTCCCGCTGATGCTGGTTCTATTCCGAATGAGGACGTTTTGCCAGACGGGAAAACGGTTCGAGAACGCCTGGAGGCCCACAGACGGGAATCTTCCTGTGTCAATTGCCATACTCGGATAGATCCCTTGGGTTTCGCTTTGGAAAATTTCAATCCTATTGGTCAATGGCGTGATACTTACAGGGATGGTGGAAACATCGATACCATGGGGATCCTCAACGACGGAACTTTGATAAGCGGACTGGATGATCTGTATCACTATTTTGAACAGGAGAAAGCAACTGTTCGCCGAAACCTCTGCAGGAAGTTGCTTGGCTATGCTCTGGGTCGAAGCGAAATATTGGCGGACCGGATATTGATCGACAAAATGATGAATAGCCTCGAAGCTGATAACCGGTTTTCAAACCTGATTACACAAATTGTGACAAGTACCCAATTCCGTCACCAAAGAAGTCAAAGAAACGAATCTGCCGCTATTGAGAAGAAAACGTCCTCTAAAGAGGAAGACACCGAAATTTAATCATGCCTCAGTTCCTGAAATCCAAACGCTTTTCACGACGCACATTTTTGCGAGGAGCAGGAATGACTTTAGCGCTACCCTGGTTGGAATCTGTTCCCACTTATGCTCTGGAAACAGGAAAACGAATATCGGGTGGATTAGCAAATAAAGCCCCTGTCCGATTCGGCTGCTTATTTTTCTCCAATGGAGTTGAGCCCGCACATTGGTGGGCAAACAAGAACGAATCAAAAATGGAAATCGGTCCCGGGTTAAAGCCGATGGAACCATTTACCGAACATTTTTCATTCATCCGCGGTCTTTTTAACCAAAAGGCGGTTGAACATGACAGCGCGCATTTGGGTCGCACACCAAATCTTCTTTCAGGTGCCTGGGTTAGTAAGGATCAAAGCGAAATACGTGTTGGTCAAACGATGGATCAATTAATGGCAAAGGAAATTGGTCACCAATCACCCATCCCCAGCTTGATTCTCGGAATCGAACCTACTGAGCTCCGTCTCGAAGACGGACTATCCATGCTCTACGGTTCCAACATTTCCTGGAGTACTGACACAAAGCCTGCCATGAAGGAAATTTATCCATCCCGGGTATTTGACTTACTGGTCGGCAACGGCAGCGATCGTGGTTTGGACCAGAGTATCCTGGATGAAGTTTTAGAAGATGCCAGTTATTTGAAAAGCCAGGTTGCCTACAGCGACAGGCATAAACTGACGGACTATCTCGACTCCATTCGAGACATCGAGACACGCATAAACTTCGCAGCGAAAGATCATCAACTTGAGGGTTGGCACCCTTCCATCACTGAACCTAACTTGACCCGGCCATCGGAAACGCTTCCTCAGCACATCCCGAATCATATGAGGCTCATGATGGACCTGATCGTATTGGCCTTTCAAATGAACAAGACGCGCATCGCAACCTGCATGCTCAACAACGATCTTTCACAAATGAATTTCGGTTTCCTCGAGCACGTCAAAGGTAGCCTTCACCTGGACCTGACTCACAACGGACGCGATCCAGAACTCGAGGCCATGTATTTGAAAACCAATCAATTTCACACTGAACAATTTGCATACCTGCTTGGTCGCATGAAGGACATCGACGAAGGTGGCCAATCCTTGCTGGACAATTCCATGCTGATGTTCTGCTCAAATTTCTTTGATGGAGACCTGCACCAGGCAGATCATATGCCCATCCTCCTCGCAGGAAAAGGCGGCGGGTCACTTCAACCTGGACAAGTTCTGGACTTCAAAGAAGAAGACGCAGACAACCGAAGAGCCTGTAGTTTGTACCTGTCTCTCATGGATCGAATGGGAGTCAATGTTCCTCGGTTTGGAGATACCAATCGTCGCCTGGCAAACATTTGATTTCGACGTAAATCAAAAGACGCCGGTCGAAGTTAACATTTTATACTGCCGTGCATCATGTTTTGAAGAGGTAGTTTCGCCGAAACACAGGAATAGCACCACGTATCGATACTAACAATGGTCCAAAAAACGCAATTCTTGATGCGCGGCAGTATAGTTAGCAGAATGAAATGAAAGCCCTCCTAGTCTTAATACCATTATTGGTACTATTGTTTTCGTGTGGAATTGAAAAAGAAACCGATTCTGATTATACAGATTATTCTGAATCAGATTTTCTTGCAGATATTCGAATGGGGATAGAATTAGATCAAATAGCTGATAGAATTCTAGAAAGCGACATCGCTGAACTTCACGGAGCTGAAATTGCTGGAATTGGGTTTGTCACTTTCAAAGAGAATGAAAAGGATCATTACATGATTTCTGAGAACTTAGAAACTCATGCATTAGATCTACTCATTCGGGGACCAAAAGAAAATACAAATACAGAATCGGTTGAAATTTTTTGGCCTTTAGAATGGGCAGGTCAAACCTTTGAGGTATTTAGCGCTAATAAGTCGCTGGAGGAAACCGATGAATCGGCTCCTCGGTTCCGACGTTAATGCCTACCAATTCGTAATTGATCCATCTCCTCGTTGAAATACGGGATGATCGTAAGCGGATGGTTTGGTAATTACATTTACCAACTCAATATGCTTGGGATCAAATTCCACACCTAACCCAGGTCTTTCATTCGGGTAGAGTTTCCCGTTCTTAAAACTAAGATAATCGTCGTTGAGATAACTTGTTTTGGTAGGGCGATCGTTAGTGATTTCGGTCATAACAAAACCGGATGACGAAGCTAGCACATGAACCAAGGCAGCGGTGGAAATCGGACCCGTAAAATGGGGAATCATCCCGACGTAATGTGTTTCGCACAGTGCGGCTATTTTCTTAAGCTCGGTAATTCCGCCAACGTTCGGAAGAGTGACTCTGGAGTGATCAATTAAATTTTCCTCAATCAATTCGTTGATATCCCATCGGTCTCCAAATTGCTCGCCGACCGCAATGGGTACATTGATCCGATCTCTGAGCGCACGATAAACACCGGCATTTTCCGACCGCACCAAATCTTCAACAAACAGCGGTTTTAGCGGTTCTATCATTCTAGCCAGAGTAACAGCTTCAGCTGTATCGAAGCGGGTATGAAAATCAGTAGCCCACTGGCCTTTTTCGCCAACCCCTTCACGGACCTCCGAGTAAAAACGAAAGTTCTCATCCATGAATTTGTGAGAATCGAAAACC is a window from the Verrucomicrobiota bacterium genome containing:
- a CDS encoding lactate racemase domain-containing protein → MPDYPDIFRVRQSFERTVITDIPAEVDAQLSMLKLRDKVRPGHTVAISAGSRGIANIHLVIKAIVDHFKGLGAKPFIVPAMGSHGGGTSEGQRGIIEGYGVTEEFCGCPIKASMETIIVCQADEGFPVHFDKYASEADHVVVCGRVKPHTNFFGDIQSGLMKMMLIGYGKHNGARIYHRAIKDFEFGQIVRSVGKEVLSRCNVVAGVGIVENAYDETAKIAAVAPEEFEEREKELLVLARNWLPRLPFDRCDLLLVDEIGKNISGSGLDTNVVGRKDGYHRAGPNEFPNIRFIGIRGLTEETHGNGCGIGVVEFSLTRAIDQVDMNITRINCLTGGEASGAMVPIHYPTDREVLNSALPLIGLTEPCDAKLMWIQNTLHVSELECSVAYLDEARERDDLEIIVEPRPLPLNEEGMLPEVKTLG
- a CDS encoding DUF1552 domain-containing protein; its protein translation is MPQFLKSKRFSRRTFLRGAGMTLALPWLESVPTYALETGKRISGGLANKAPVRFGCLFFSNGVEPAHWWANKNESKMEIGPGLKPMEPFTEHFSFIRGLFNQKAVEHDSAHLGRTPNLLSGAWVSKDQSEIRVGQTMDQLMAKEIGHQSPIPSLILGIEPTELRLEDGLSMLYGSNISWSTDTKPAMKEIYPSRVFDLLVGNGSDRGLDQSILDEVLEDASYLKSQVAYSDRHKLTDYLDSIRDIETRINFAAKDHQLEGWHPSITEPNLTRPSETLPQHIPNHMRLMMDLIVLAFQMNKTRIATCMLNNDLSQMNFGFLEHVKGSLHLDLTHNGRDPELEAMYLKTNQFHTEQFAYLLGRMKDIDEGGQSLLDNSMLMFCSNFFDGDLHQADHMPILLAGKGGGSLQPGQVLDFKEEDADNRRACSLYLSLMDRMGVNVPRFGDTNRRLANI
- a CDS encoding mandelate racemase/muconate lactonizing enzyme family protein, encoding MNYNRRKFLRQSLMGASALLAGPFALNADIKSGIKITKVSHYRDPTYLKPTFAQARDIVVIETNAGISGIGEGGSKEMIQNCAEMLVGEDPFRIEHLWQKVYRQYFYPSGRERLHAMGGLDMALWDIKGKYFKTPIYELLGGLTRDFLPCYSTGFPDQGSVKETARACIEAGFYAYRVGTVSEGPVFDSHKFMDENFRFYSEVREGVGEKGQWATDFHTRFDTAEAVTLARMIEPLKPLFVEDLVRSENAGVYRALRDRINVPIAVGEQFGDRWDINELIEENLIDHSRVTLPNVGGITELKKIAALCETHYVGMIPHFTGPISTAALVHVLASSSGFVMTEITNDRPTKTSYLNDDYLSFKNGKLYPNERPGLGVEFDPKHIELVNVITKPSAYDHPVFQRGDGSITNW
- a CDS encoding DUF1592 domain-containing protein, translated to MVRNLVHNSPGAIKASRYKSALPCGLFLIVTFIVPHTSWSAELKIDTAIPIVKQFCFDCHNDKKTKGDINFETLTRDLDIPGDFKSWELAAEMLEMVEMPPDNEDQPSDTQRQQLASFIRKEIEDTVQKNAGDPGEIVLRRLTSAEYAYTIKDLTGLEFDFEKSFMDEAVGGEGFSNVGEVQFIQDSTLERYLDAAKTVASHALIGAGALDFYTDPGDTGQELSAINRIKTIYRENGFRTGAGEGANEFGLDQYAKAFYAAWYYQHRHSLGRPSITLTELAKEESISPKFTEHIWKVLTQAHPSFPTSEIIDKWNDLPIPIESLTPSEFTVRNACSNLYEDLFEWQKTLAASTIDDEEYAVLSDEAFEANQSHQFRVRMNRHPTAIYTEFEILAKVAGGKDSSKPAVHWKQPTIRILETGSTTPTLVPLRELVSQETAELIQFGIGVNRAKIDDNDFVTDDATKLIIQVQLPKERSRAEFQVEAILDTENGDDVLVRCEITDGYNANETIASTGSASALLADPNSPQIEELRTGILAFAQNLPQVSHLEPTPSDRDHIPEPFDNTYNKPERNYFHTAIKYQRQDSFLTNIILDSASARKLDEAWADLLTSFDYHDTIFRFANEKYDLKSPVKSLADLDQGWINELPSIPHEHVENVFQDFNQKQTELQQAQAGQINDVLLFAEQAWRRPLRKQDKDRLTSFYSELIQVKEQSHQEAIRTLITRILVAPEFLYRIESPIKSHAMVPLSNWELASRLSYFLWSSKPDEELLKLAASGELSDPEILAEQTKRMLRDPKSRRFVTEFFGQWFGFYRFDGYNGIDTELFNYFTDELKAAMYHEAISFFEYVVTQDRPVDEIVYADYTFLNPELAQHYGIPWDSVDSQSDTLVRVDGTRKFNRGGLLNLGAVLTVTSAPLRTSAVKRGDWILRRVLGTPTPPPPADAGSIPNEDVLPDGKTVRERLEAHRRESSCVNCHTRIDPLGFALENFNPIGQWRDTYRDGGNIDTMGILNDGTLISGLDDLYHYFEQEKATVRRNLCRKLLGYALGRSEILADRILIDKMMNSLEADNRFSNLITQIVTSTQFRHQRSQRNESAAIEKKTSSKEEDTEI
- a CDS encoding sulfatase-like hydrolase/transferase, which gives rise to MANIALIYLFISCEGFGQTPQPNILFIFTDDQSSRTVSSYPEAYDWAHTPNLDRLAQSGIRFDQAYTSSWCMPARATMLTGLQQHNIPSLHRVGPYPGAEYDPNVLKFWPKEFRENGYSTGHIGKWHVGTDTGYGRDWDFQYVWIRPEPTAGNAREYYVDQKIILNGKPIGTVEAYATDNYTNRAVEFIHGQNRDTEKPWYLWLCYTGIHGPFTPADRHLEEYPGVEIPTPADIYPPRAGKPEYSGQYGVWKADEKGTARSYDNGKFGGTLYDATRQYHQAAISVDEGVGRLIEALKASGQYDNTLVVFTADQGFAWGQHGFRHKRAPYSANIKVPFIVSMPGTLPDNQVCSSPVGSIDLVPTFFKFAGLDLPWKMDGRDMTSLLRNPGQAWERPVFLTFTLEAFRPDSGIIPKPLPYTGNNVPWYGFVIQDRYKFIQTFVENEIPELYHIDNDPDELTNLALLPEYRDTVKKQHKLLVSELKRTNARFVDSLPSMRGY
- a CDS encoding class I SAM-dependent methyltransferase gives rise to the protein MSNLFQLFSRKIKDSIGLKRKRQIRHLLYRFKYGSDLQKLAVAYGTDKEAVHFYSKRYQHHFEPVRLKKLNVLEIGIGGYAKPKDGGESLRMWKTYFPNSNIYGIDIHDKSFHEEDRIKTFKGSQVDREFLSNVVKDIGDIDVIIDDGSHYSPDVIATFNFLFPFLAPNGIYAIEDLQTSYWGKNLNHDWGGSSDKNAPHTSMNFLKSLTDGLNYEEFTEDNYEPTYLDKNIVSIHFYHNLVFLQKGDNNEGSNRHLLKSF